The following are encoded together in the Bradyrhizobium quebecense genome:
- the tnpC gene encoding IS66 family transposase, whose product MTLSSRLAALSEECSTLATERDAAIAQRDAAIQENDKLLIILSQYKRTIFGPRSETLDIGQLSLFTIRAQAVRAAANDDVTGGRLPDGAEGRGKRPARRNRGKLPEHLPRIDVVIDIESHICPCCGEQLHKIGETVKEAFDVIPMQYRVKRIMRPRYGCRGCRQGVLQAPAPAQAIDGGMVTEALLAHVAVMKYGYQLPLYRQEQMFAAQGITLDRQTLASWMGRVAWWLKPLHALLRRAVMSYPRLFADETPLPVLDPGRGRTKVCQFWAIATDDRPWGGPAPPAVVYVFAEDRKAIRARQLFGDYDGILQVDGYAGYKGLIKNGGRLVQLAFCFAHARRKFWDVHIATKSPIAAEALRRIVMFYAIEDRIRGLPATQRAAVRQSDTRPLIEDFKPWLEARLLEVSKKSGLGKAIRYTLNHWDGLTRFIDDGRIEIDSNTVERSIKPIGLGKKNYLFAGSEGGAETWATLASLINSAKLHDIDPRHYLTDVLERIVSGRTKINQLNTLLPWNWKAERDGSEPKLAA is encoded by the coding sequence ATGACGCTATCGTCACGGCTTGCGGCGTTGTCGGAGGAATGCAGCACGCTGGCGACCGAGCGTGATGCAGCGATCGCCCAACGCGACGCTGCGATCCAGGAGAACGACAAGCTCCTGATAATCCTGTCCCAGTACAAGCGCACGATCTTCGGTCCGCGCTCCGAGACACTGGATATCGGACAGCTGTCTCTCTTCACCATCAGGGCACAGGCGGTTCGTGCCGCCGCCAACGACGACGTGACCGGAGGCAGGCTGCCTGACGGAGCGGAGGGCCGTGGAAAGCGACCGGCGCGACGCAACCGGGGGAAGCTTCCAGAGCATTTGCCGCGCATCGATGTCGTGATCGATATCGAGAGCCACATCTGCCCTTGCTGCGGCGAGCAGCTGCACAAGATCGGGGAGACCGTCAAGGAAGCCTTCGACGTCATTCCGATGCAGTACCGGGTCAAGCGCATCATGCGTCCACGGTACGGCTGCCGGGGATGCCGCCAGGGTGTTCTGCAGGCACCCGCGCCGGCCCAGGCGATCGACGGTGGAATGGTGACGGAAGCCTTGCTGGCCCACGTCGCGGTGATGAAATACGGCTACCAGCTGCCGCTGTATCGCCAGGAACAGATGTTTGCCGCCCAAGGCATCACGCTCGACCGGCAAACGCTGGCCTCGTGGATGGGCCGCGTCGCCTGGTGGCTGAAGCCGCTTCACGCGCTGTTGCGCCGCGCAGTGATGTCCTACCCGCGGCTGTTTGCCGACGAGACGCCGCTGCCAGTTCTCGATCCCGGCCGTGGCAGAACCAAAGTCTGCCAGTTCTGGGCGATCGCCACCGACGACCGCCCGTGGGGCGGCCCGGCGCCGCCGGCAGTAGTCTACGTGTTCGCCGAGGATCGCAAGGCAATCCGCGCCAGGCAGCTGTTTGGAGACTACGACGGCATCCTGCAGGTCGACGGCTACGCCGGGTACAAGGGGCTGATTAAAAACGGCGGCCGTCTGGTACAACTGGCGTTCTGCTTCGCGCATGCGCGGCGGAAGTTCTGGGACGTCCACATCGCGACGAAATCGCCGATTGCCGCGGAAGCGCTGCGGCGGATCGTGATGTTCTACGCCATTGAGGATCGCATTCGCGGTTTGCCGGCGACGCAGCGAGCTGCGGTGCGACAATCCGACACCAGACCGCTGATCGAGGACTTCAAGCCCTGGCTCGAGGCGCGACTGCTGGAAGTCTCGAAGAAATCCGGCCTTGGCAAGGCGATCCGCTACACCCTCAACCATTGGGATGGCCTGACGCGATTCATCGATGATGGGCGCATCGAGATCGACAGCAATACGGTCGAACGCAGCATCAAGCCGATCGGGCTGGGAAAGAAAAACTATCTGTTCGCAGGCAGTGAGGGCGGCGCCGAAACCTGGGCCACTCTCGCATCACTCATCAACTCCGCAAAGCTTCACGACATCGACCCACGGCACTATCTTACTGATGTTCTCGAGCGCATCGTCTCCGGACGTACCAAGATCAATCAGCTGAACACGCTGCTGCCGTGGAATTGGAAAGCCGAGCGCGATGGTTCGGAGCCAAAGCTCGCCGCTTGA
- the tnpB gene encoding IS66 family insertion sequence element accessory protein TnpB (TnpB, as the term is used for proteins encoded by IS66 family insertion elements, is considered an accessory protein, since TnpC, encoded by a neighboring gene, is a DDE family transposase.), producing MIGLRAGLSIWIATQPVDFRRGMDSLAMLVSEAFGADPFDGGLYVFRSKRRDRVKILTWDGSGLVLYYKRIEGQFTWPPIKEGVMSLSHAQLSVLLDGSDWKRVPMRVVDQPMRAG from the coding sequence ATGATCGGGCTTCGAGCTGGGTTGTCGATCTGGATTGCGACGCAGCCGGTCGATTTCCGCCGCGGCATGGACTCGCTGGCGATGCTGGTGAGCGAGGCCTTTGGAGCCGATCCGTTCGACGGCGGACTTTATGTCTTCCGCTCCAAGCGCCGAGATCGCGTGAAGATCCTGACTTGGGATGGAAGCGGCCTTGTCCTTTACTACAAAAGAATCGAGGGGCAGTTCACCTGGCCGCCGATCAAGGAAGGCGTCATGTCGCTATCTCATGCTCAGCTCTCGGTGCTGCTCGATGGCTCGGACTGGAAGCGTGTGCCGATGCGAGTTGTGGATCAGCCGATGCGAGCTGGTTGA
- the tnpA gene encoding IS66-like element accessory protein TnpA: MPILEHGADTLQRVEIITGTGRRRRWSTDAKAAIVAESFAPGASVSAVARRHDISPSLLFLWRRQATRAQVAERGDRGMPPGFVPVAITGCGRPSEEQAAIEIEVGAIRIRVRGTVDREALCEVLAAVGTVGR, encoded by the coding sequence ATGCCTATCCTCGAACACGGCGCCGACACGCTGCAGCGTGTCGAGATCATCACCGGGACGGGCCGACGTCGGCGCTGGTCGACCGATGCGAAGGCGGCGATTGTTGCGGAGAGTTTTGCGCCGGGTGCAAGCGTGTCCGCAGTGGCGCGGCGACACGACATCAGTCCAAGCCTGTTGTTTCTCTGGCGTCGCCAGGCTACGCGGGCGCAGGTCGCGGAGCGCGGGGACAGAGGCATGCCACCTGGCTTTGTGCCGGTCGCGATCACCGGCTGTGGGCGCCCGAGTGAGGAGCAGGCGGCGATCGAGATCGAGGTCGGCGCGATTCGCATCCGTGTCAGGGGGACAGTGGACCGGGAGGCACTGTGCGAGGTGCTGGCGGCGGTCGGGACGGTTGGTCGATGA
- the tnpB gene encoding IS66 family insertion sequence element accessory protein TnpB, with amino-acid sequence MQLPGPTHHGQGACLFTKRLERGRFIWPSVAGESVTISPAQLSYLLSGIDWRNPQETQRPTRVG; translated from the coding sequence GTGCAACTCCCGGGGCCGACTCACCATGGCCAGGGCGCCTGCTTGTTCACCAAAAGACTCGAGAGAGGCAGGTTCATCTGGCCATCGGTTGCTGGTGAATCGGTAACGATCTCTCCGGCGCAGTTGAGCTATCTGTTGTCCGGGATCGATTGGCGCAACCCTCAAGAAACCCAGCGTCCGACGCGGGTCGGATAG
- the ltrA gene encoding group II intron reverse transcriptase/maturase, with protein sequence MKAYKLVKANAGAAGVDKVSLEAFEKDLKGNLYKVWNRMSSGSYFPPAVRAVPIPKRNGGQRILGVPTVADRVAQTVVKLQIERALEEIFLPDSYGYRPGKSALDAVGVTRQRCWKMNWVLEFDIKGLFDNISHKLLMKAVRKHVQDEWALLYIERWLTAPMQDRDGAITARDRGTPQGGVISPVLANLFLHYAFDTWMARNFPQSPWCRYADDGLVHCRTKAEAEAIKAALQARFKECELEMHPDKTKFVYCKDSNRPGSHASQSFDFLGFTFRPRRARNHQKKENFCTFSPAVSRAAMKSMRMTIRQLRLRLRSQTEVDAIALELNPVLRGWMQYYGRYGRSEMHNLYRYVDESLNRWARRKYKGLKNGKVRASTWLRLIRCRRPKLFAHWAMLSSASLLVESRMT encoded by the coding sequence ATGAAGGCCTACAAACTGGTCAAAGCCAATGCGGGCGCGGCCGGCGTGGATAAGGTGTCGCTCGAAGCATTTGAGAAGGACTTGAAGGGCAACCTTTACAAGGTCTGGAATCGCATGTCTTCTGGCAGCTACTTTCCACCTGCCGTTCGGGCTGTCCCCATTCCCAAGAGGAACGGCGGACAACGCATTCTAGGTGTGCCGACAGTAGCAGATCGCGTGGCGCAGACGGTCGTCAAGCTGCAGATTGAACGAGCACTCGAGGAAATCTTCCTTCCCGATTCCTACGGCTACCGGCCCGGAAAATCCGCGCTGGACGCCGTCGGCGTCACCCGGCAACGGTGCTGGAAGATGAACTGGGTGCTGGAGTTCGACATCAAAGGCCTGTTCGACAATATCAGCCACAAGTTGCTTATGAAGGCCGTCAGGAAGCATGTGCAAGACGAATGGGCTCTGCTCTACATCGAACGCTGGCTAACAGCGCCGATGCAAGACAGAGACGGAGCGATCACCGCTCGCGACCGGGGCACACCCCAAGGCGGCGTGATCAGTCCCGTCCTTGCCAATTTGTTCTTGCATTATGCGTTCGATACATGGATGGCGCGGAACTTCCCGCAGTCGCCGTGGTGTCGATACGCGGACGACGGGCTCGTTCATTGCCGAACCAAGGCTGAAGCGGAAGCCATCAAGGCGGCGCTGCAAGCAAGGTTTAAGGAATGCGAACTCGAAATGCATCCCGACAAGACCAAGTTCGTCTACTGCAAAGACAGCAACCGCCCGGGTAGCCATGCCAGTCAGTCATTTGACTTTCTGGGATTTACCTTTCGACCGCGCAGGGCAAGAAACCATCAGAAGAAAGAAAACTTCTGTACGTTCTCGCCAGCGGTCAGCAGGGCGGCGATGAAGTCTATGCGTATGACGATCCGGCAGCTCCGGCTCAGGCTTCGCTCGCAGACGGAAGTCGACGCAATTGCCTTGGAACTGAATCCCGTCCTTCGTGGATGGATGCAGTACTACGGCAGATATGGGCGGTCTGAAATGCACAACCTGTATCGATACGTCGACGAATCTCTTAACCGCTGGGCGCGACGCAAATACAAAGGGCTGAAGAATGGAAAAGTCAGAGCCTCCACCTGGCTCAGATTGATCCGCTGCCGCAGGCCGAAGCTGTTCGCTCATTGGGCGATGTTGAGTTCTGCTTCGTTACTTGTTGAGAGCCGTATGACGTGA